In the Chloroflexota bacterium genome, one interval contains:
- a CDS encoding EVE domain-containing protein, which produces MAEPTHWMLVSGADNFERSRTQGFKLAGMKSRHLKKAERVRPGDKVLFYLTGIQMFGGTAEATSTFFEDHTPLWASKKAGESYPYRFKIKPDVILDAPHFLPSEVMAQQMRYAKKWPAQHWRLAFQGNVHVLPKEDFELIRKEMLASRKSKAPTAKRGG; this is translated from the coding sequence ATGGCGGAGCCAACCCACTGGATGCTGGTCAGCGGCGCCGATAACTTCGAGCGCTCCCGCACGCAAGGTTTCAAGCTGGCGGGGATGAAGAGCCGCCACCTCAAAAAGGCGGAGCGCGTGCGCCCCGGCGATAAGGTGCTCTTTTACCTCACCGGCATCCAGATGTTCGGCGGCACCGCGGAGGCCACTTCCACCTTCTTTGAAGACCACACGCCGCTCTGGGCCTCCAAGAAAGCCGGCGAAAGTTACCCCTATCGCTTCAAGATCAAGCCGGATGTCATCCTGGACGCGCCGCATTTCCTTCCCTCGGAAGTCATGGCCCAGCAGATGCGGTACGCCAAAAAGTGGCCCGCCCAGCACTGGCGATTGGCCTTTCAAGGCAACGTCCACGTCCTGCCCAAGGAGGACTTTGAGCTGATCCGCAAGGAGATGCTGGCCTCCCGAAAGTCGAAGGCCCCCACAGCAAAGCGAGGTGGATGA